From Streptomyces sp. Edi4, one genomic window encodes:
- a CDS encoding tetratricopeptide repeat protein, which produces MGGGELYCDTCGLAPVVSPTGMVSSPPTGITGGGHRSASSAAASSPSSRSARSSSRASARSSRSSTSRRSVSGRLSSLSGAGTARSVSVRSSGAAASSSARSRLGAGLVTVPAVPRPDPRSAVMERPEVPERKRFCSRSDCGAAVGRSRGERPGRTEGFCTKCGHPYSFVPKLRTGDIVHGQYEVMGCLAHGGLGWVYLAVDRAVSDRWVVLKGLLDTGDQDAMAAAISERRFLAEIEHSNIVRIYNFVEHLDQRTGSLDGYIVMEYVGGKSLKDIANERRTAAGRRDPLPVEQACAFGIEALEALGHLHSRNLLYCDFKVDNAIQTEDQLKLIDMGAVRRMDDDESAIYGTVGYQAPEVAEAGPSVASDLYTVARTLAVLTFDFQGYTNVYADCLPDPDTIEVFRAYESYYRFLVRATDPDPARRFASAQEMAEQLTGVLREVVALQTGRPRPALSTLFGTELRVTDTKLFAAPHDAGAVSRLGARVAPPGRRGRKALAAAATAPAAPAAVSGSAPPAPGTTAVSHLARPGAVPAPGAVPAPGAVPAPRAEGAVGGPPVLALAPLDARATALALPVPHVDPGDPNAGFLAGLMAAAPAELIIALRSAPAQSIERRLRELRARLDLDERLSAAKALDSLEADHPDDWRVVWYRGLAALAAGDNENAALSFDAIYDAFPGEPAPKLALGVCAEVLGQLDNAAEYYRLVWMTDPGYVSAAFGLARVRLAAGDRAGAVRTLESVPEASIHYTAARVAAVRARLRGRSPHDPLRADLLAAAAQIEALDAFGLDAVRRAQLTAEVLGSALDWVLSGSTGAGQDTTVLLGSEVDERGLRFGLERSYRMLARLAQRGEERIDLVERANRFRPRTWV; this is translated from the coding sequence ATGGGCGGCGGCGAGCTGTACTGCGACACCTGCGGGCTCGCGCCCGTCGTGTCGCCCACCGGCATGGTGTCGTCGCCGCCCACCGGGATCACCGGCGGCGGCCACCGCTCGGCCTCCTCGGCGGCCGCGTCCTCCCCGTCCTCCCGGTCTGCCCGGTCCTCATCGCGCGCCTCCGCCCGCTCCTCGCGCTCGTCGACGTCTCGTCGTTCGGTCTCGGGGCGCCTGTCGTCGCTGTCCGGCGCCGGGACCGCGCGCTCGGTGTCGGTGCGCAGTTCGGGTGCGGCGGCCAGTTCCTCGGCGCGCAGCCGGCTCGGCGCGGGTCTGGTGACGGTGCCCGCGGTGCCGCGCCCCGATCCGCGTTCGGCGGTGATGGAGCGCCCCGAGGTGCCCGAGCGCAAGCGGTTCTGCTCACGCTCGGACTGCGGGGCTGCGGTGGGCCGCTCGCGCGGGGAGCGGCCCGGGCGCACCGAGGGCTTCTGCACCAAGTGCGGCCACCCGTACTCCTTCGTGCCCAAGCTGCGCACCGGTGACATCGTGCACGGCCAGTACGAGGTGATGGGCTGTCTGGCGCACGGCGGCCTCGGCTGGGTCTACCTCGCCGTGGACCGGGCGGTCTCCGACCGCTGGGTGGTGCTCAAGGGCCTGCTGGACACCGGCGACCAGGACGCGATGGCGGCGGCGATCTCCGAGCGTCGCTTCCTCGCGGAGATCGAGCACTCCAACATCGTGCGGATCTACAACTTCGTCGAGCACCTGGACCAGCGCACCGGCTCGCTCGACGGCTACATCGTCATGGAGTACGTCGGCGGCAAGTCGCTCAAGGACATAGCCAACGAGCGGCGCACGGCGGCGGGCAGGCGCGATCCGCTACCGGTCGAGCAGGCCTGCGCGTTCGGCATCGAGGCGCTGGAGGCGCTGGGGCATCTGCACAGCCGCAACCTGCTGTACTGCGACTTCAAGGTCGACAACGCCATCCAGACCGAGGACCAGCTCAAGCTGATCGACATGGGCGCGGTGCGCCGCATGGACGACGACGAGTCGGCGATCTACGGCACGGTCGGCTACCAGGCCCCCGAGGTCGCCGAGGCGGGACCATCGGTCGCCTCCGACCTGTACACGGTGGCGCGCACCCTGGCCGTGCTGACCTTCGACTTCCAGGGCTACACCAACGTCTACGCGGACTGTCTGCCCGACCCCGACACCATCGAGGTCTTCCGCGCCTACGAGTCGTACTACCGCTTCCTGGTACGGGCCACCGACCCCGACCCGGCGCGCAGGTTCGCCTCCGCGCAGGAGATGGCGGAGCAGCTGACGGGCGTGCTGCGTGAGGTCGTCGCACTCCAGACGGGCCGGCCGAGGCCCGCACTCTCGACGCTGTTCGGCACCGAACTGCGCGTCACGGACACCAAGTTGTTCGCCGCGCCGCACGACGCCGGCGCCGTCTCGCGGCTCGGGGCGCGGGTGGCCCCACCGGGCCGCCGGGGCCGCAAGGCACTCGCGGCGGCCGCGACCGCGCCGGCCGCCCCGGCCGCCGTTTCGGGGAGCGCCCCGCCCGCGCCGGGCACAACCGCAGTGTCCCACTTGGCGAGGCCGGGCGCCGTCCCCGCGCCGGGCGCCGTCCCCGCGCCGGGCGCCGTCCCCGCGCCGCGCGCCGAGGGCGCCGTCGGCGGGCCGCCCGTGCTCGCGCTCGCGCCGCTCGACGCCCGCGCCACCGCGCTCGCGCTGCCGGTACCGCACGTGGACCCGGGCGATCCCAACGCGGGTTTCCTCGCGGGCCTGATGGCGGCCGCGCCCGCCGAGCTGATCATCGCGCTGCGCTCGGCGCCCGCCCAGTCCATCGAGCGCCGGCTGCGCGAGCTGCGGGCCCGGCTCGACCTGGACGAGCGACTGTCCGCCGCCAAGGCGCTGGACTCCCTGGAGGCCGACCACCCCGACGACTGGCGGGTGGTCTGGTACCGAGGTCTTGCCGCGCTGGCGGCGGGCGACAACGAGAACGCGGCGCTGTCCTTCGACGCGATCTACGACGCGTTCCCGGGCGAGCCCGCCCCCAAGCTCGCCCTCGGCGTATGCGCGGAGGTGCTGGGCCAGCTCGACAACGCCGCCGAGTACTACCGCCTGGTGTGGATGACGGATCCCGGTTACGTCAGTGCCGCCTTCGGCCTGGCCCGGGTGCGGCTCGCCGCCGGTGACCGCGCCGGCGCGGTCAGGACTCTGGAATCGGTGCCGGAGGCCTCCATCCACTACACGGCGGCCCGGGTCGCCGCCGTCCGGGCGCGGCTGCGCGGCCGCTCCCCCCACGACCCGTTGCGCGCGGACCTGTTGGCGGCCGCGGCCCAGATCGAGGCGCTGGACGCGTTCGGACTCGACGCCGTGCGACGTGCGCAGCTGACGGCCGAGGTCCTGGGCAGCGCCCTGGACTGGGTACTGTCGGGGAGCACCGGCGCCGGGCAGGACACAACCGTCCTGCTCGGCAGCGAAGTCGACGAGCGGGGCCTGCGCTTCGGTCTGGAACGTTCGTACCGGATGCTCGCCCGGCTCGCACAGCGCGGCGAGGAAAGGATCGACCTGGTGGAACGGGCCAACCGATTCCGCCCACGGACCTGGGTGTGA
- a CDS encoding FHA domain-containing protein, with product MPTCPNGHQSGSDDWCEICGHRMGAVPPPPPPPPAYPGPRDPNATAQAELCPQCRTPREAGAPFCEECRWNFLTNTATSYTPLAPQHPLPPQGPGPVSGPGPVGGPGPVGGPGPVGGPGSTPGPGLNLPPAFQQGPPPAPRDPYEYHSSRPSQVNRPAEPLAADPARRPGQQVPPNGFQQQPPAPPRQPFAGPQGGPQGGAPGGPQGGPPQPPFGGPQGGPPPPPPFQQQGPPPQAREPRPGADDDWMLPPPSQAVPGQGRQPGTDRADDWPQPATPERGADDWPQARPEATPRPTPERAADDWPQPGPRSTPERGADDWPQAAPEAPPGPAPERAADDWPQASPQAAPQAAAPERGDDWPQAVPPPAPAPWSITVGPDRDYFLAMMQRSGPEAAGLNLPAYSPEQQRPLSGNQITIGRRRHSTGEAPDIDLSVPPEDPGVSHQHAVLVQQPDGTWAVVDQNSTNGTTVNGASEPIQPYVPVPLQDGDRVHVGAWTTITVRRG from the coding sequence ATGCCGACCTGCCCGAACGGACACCAGTCGGGTTCCGACGACTGGTGCGAGATCTGCGGCCATCGCATGGGCGCCGTGCCGCCGCCTCCCCCGCCGCCGCCCGCGTACCCGGGCCCCAGGGACCCGAACGCCACCGCGCAGGCCGAGCTCTGCCCGCAGTGCCGGACCCCGCGCGAGGCCGGTGCGCCCTTCTGCGAGGAGTGCCGGTGGAACTTCCTCACCAACACGGCGACCTCGTACACCCCGCTGGCCCCCCAGCACCCCCTGCCGCCGCAGGGCCCCGGCCCCGTGAGTGGCCCCGGCCCCGTGGGCGGTCCGGGTCCTGTGGGCGGTCCGGGTCCTGTGGGCGGTCCGGGTTCCACGCCCGGCCCCGGTCTGAATCTGCCGCCCGCCTTCCAGCAGGGTCCGCCGCCCGCGCCGCGTGATCCCTACGAGTACCACAGCTCGCGGCCCTCGCAGGTGAACCGGCCCGCCGAGCCGCTGGCCGCCGACCCCGCGCGGCGTCCCGGGCAGCAGGTGCCGCCGAACGGGTTCCAGCAGCAGCCGCCCGCGCCGCCGCGCCAGCCGTTCGCGGGACCGCAGGGCGGCCCTCAGGGTGGTGCGCCGGGCGGCCCTCAGGGTGGCCCGCCGCAGCCGCCGTTCGGTGGGCCCCAGGGCGGGCCGCCTCCGCCGCCGCCCTTCCAGCAGCAGGGTCCGCCGCCGCAGGCGCGGGAGCCCCGGCCGGGGGCCGACGACGACTGGATGCTGCCGCCGCCCTCCCAGGCCGTGCCGGGCCAGGGCAGGCAGCCCGGCACCGACCGCGCCGACGACTGGCCGCAGCCGGCCACGCCCGAACGCGGCGCCGACGACTGGCCGCAGGCCCGGCCCGAGGCGACCCCGAGGCCCACCCCCGAGCGCGCGGCCGACGACTGGCCGCAGCCGGGCCCCCGCTCCACCCCCGAGCGCGGCGCCGACGACTGGCCGCAGGCCGCGCCCGAGGCGCCCCCGGGGCCCGCGCCCGAGCGCGCCGCCGACGACTGGCCCCAGGCGTCACCCCAGGCCGCGCCGCAGGCCGCCGCGCCCGAGCGTGGCGACGACTGGCCGCAGGCGGTGCCGCCGCCGGCGCCCGCGCCCTGGTCCATCACGGTCGGGCCCGACCGGGACTACTTCCTGGCGATGATGCAGCGCAGCGGCCCCGAGGCGGCCGGGCTCAACCTGCCCGCGTACTCGCCCGAGCAGCAGCGTCCGCTGTCCGGCAACCAGATCACCATCGGCCGGCGCCGCCACTCCACCGGCGAGGCGCCCGACATCGACCTGTCGGTGCCGCCGGAGGACCCGGGCGTCTCGCACCAGCACGCGGTGCTGGTGCAGCAGCCGGACGGCACCTGGGCGGTCGTCGACCAGAACTCGACGAACGGCACGACGGTCAACGGCGCGAGCGAGCCGATCCAGCCCTATGTGCCGGTGCCGCTCCAGGACGGCGACCGGGTGCACGTGGGCGCCTGGACGACGATCACGGTGCGCCGGGGCTGA
- a CDS encoding PP2C family serine/threonine-protein phosphatase, producing the protein MSQTHQLAACPGCEEPLETGDLFCGACGYDLSAVPEPPLDHPTIELASPAAAVPPHVPRPTSPDGPAAAPGAGAEAAQGEQPGQPGRPGQEAYALAAPDPRAAEPDAPDAHTHVARPPAAPAKVCVACRAGRVDGDGYCENCGHAQPRERDHMEQELGGVSAVSDRGLRHHRNEDSFALSSTALPDGSPAVVAIVCDGVSSATRPDEASAAAAATANESLLAALEQGTHPQQAMHDAILAAAEAVNSLAAEPVQALPHEAHRHQNAPACTLVGAVSAGGLLVVGWVGDSRAYWVPDDRTAAPARLTEDDSWAAQMVAARLMSEADAYADERAHAITGWLGADAYDLDPHTASFKPDRSGVVVVCTDGLWNYAEGAEEMARVVPVDAAAQPLRGARVLVGHALDGGGHDNVTVALLPFAVEPQGAAPGRP; encoded by the coding sequence ATGTCGCAGACGCATCAGCTCGCCGCCTGCCCCGGCTGCGAAGAGCCGCTGGAGACGGGCGACCTGTTCTGCGGGGCCTGCGGGTACGACCTGTCGGCCGTGCCCGAGCCCCCGCTCGACCATCCGACCATCGAGTTGGCGTCACCGGCCGCCGCCGTGCCGCCCCACGTGCCCCGCCCCACGAGCCCGGACGGCCCGGCGGCGGCGCCGGGGGCGGGGGCGGAGGCGGCTCAGGGTGAGCAGCCCGGGCAGCCCGGCCGGCCCGGGCAGGAGGCGTACGCGCTCGCGGCGCCCGACCCGCGCGCCGCCGAACCCGACGCTCCCGACGCGCACACCCATGTGGCGCGGCCGCCGGCGGCCCCCGCCAAGGTCTGCGTGGCCTGCCGGGCGGGCCGGGTCGACGGCGACGGCTACTGCGAGAACTGCGGGCACGCCCAGCCGCGCGAGCGCGACCACATGGAGCAGGAGCTCGGCGGCGTCTCGGCGGTGAGCGACCGGGGCCTGCGCCACCACCGCAACGAGGACTCCTTCGCGCTGTCCTCGACCGCGCTGCCCGACGGCTCGCCCGCCGTCGTGGCCATCGTCTGCGACGGGGTGTCGTCGGCGACCCGGCCCGACGAGGCGTCGGCGGCCGCCGCGGCCACCGCCAACGAGTCGCTGCTGGCCGCTCTGGAGCAGGGCACCCACCCGCAGCAGGCGATGCACGACGCGATCCTGGCGGCCGCCGAAGCCGTCAACTCCCTTGCCGCGGAGCCCGTCCAGGCCCTGCCGCACGAGGCGCACCGCCACCAGAACGCGCCGGCCTGCACGCTGGTGGGCGCGGTGTCGGCGGGCGGGCTCCTGGTGGTGGGCTGGGTCGGCGACAGCCGCGCGTACTGGGTCCCCGACGACCGTACGGCCGCGCCGGCCCGGCTCACCGAGGACGACTCGTGGGCCGCGCAGATGGTGGCGGCGCGCCTGATGAGCGAGGCCGACGCCTACGCGGACGAGCGGGCCCACGCCATCACGGGGTGGCTCGGCGCGGACGCCTACGATCTCGACCCGCACACCGCCTCGTTCAAGCCGGACCGCTCCGGCGTGGTGGTGGTCTGCACGGACGGGCTGTGGAACTACGCCGAAGGCGCCGAGGAGATGGCCCGTGTCGTCCCGGTGGACGCCGCCGCACAGCCGCTGCGCGGCGCGCGGGTCCTGGTCGGGCACGCCCTGGACGGCGGGGGCCACGACAACGTGACCGTGGCCCTGCTGCCGTTCGCGGTGGAGCCGCAGGGGGCGGCTCCCGGCCGCCCGTAG
- a CDS encoding globin, giving the protein MTEIPRGTLQEQTFYEQVGGEQTFRRLVHLFYRGVADDPLLRPMYPEQDLGPAEERLALFLMQYWGGPRTYSDGRGHPRLRMRHAPFTVDRAAHDAWLRHMRAAVDELGLSPEHERTLLNYLTYAAASMVNSEG; this is encoded by the coding sequence GTGACCGAGATTCCGCGCGGCACGCTCCAGGAGCAGACGTTCTACGAGCAGGTCGGCGGCGAGCAGACCTTCCGCCGGCTCGTCCATCTCTTCTACCGGGGTGTCGCCGATGATCCGCTGCTGCGCCCGATGTACCCGGAGCAGGATCTGGGCCCGGCCGAGGAACGGCTCGCGCTGTTCCTGATGCAGTACTGGGGCGGCCCGCGCACCTACAGCGACGGCCGGGGCCATCCCCGGCTGCGGATGCGGCACGCGCCGTTCACGGTCGACCGCGCCGCCCACGACGCCTGGCTGCGTCATATGCGCGCCGCCGTGGACGAGTTGGGCCTGTCCCCGGAGCACGAGCGGACGCTTCTGAACTATCTGACGTACGCGGCCGCCTCGATGGTCAACTCCGAGGGCTGA
- a CDS encoding VWA domain-containing protein translates to MANFSKSTVPQFSVEVYQNEFLPEGGREVNAIVTVASTGGGTLGGGPLTTATVSPVHVPGQAPAAAVVIMVDCSGSMDHPPTKMRNARDATAAAIDTLRDGVEFAVVAGTHTAREVYPGNGRLATADSRTRAQAKDALRKLSAGGGTAIGTWLRLADRLLGTADVPIRHGILLTDGRNEHESPEDLRAALQACAGRFTCDARGVGTDWEVKEVTSIASALLGTADIVADPAQLAGDFTRMMENAMGKEVADVALRLWTPVGVEVMFVKQVAPAVEELTHRRTEAGPRAGDYPTGSWGDESRDYHICVRVPQANIGQEMLAARVSLIVPDREGGTPQVLSQGLVRAVWTDDMVASTSINPQVAHYTGQAELAQVIQQGLDARKSGDVDGATAKLGRAVQLAAASGNADTARLLAKVVDVVDEVTGTVRLKAKVAEADEMTLETRSTKTVRVKK, encoded by the coding sequence ATGGCCAACTTCTCGAAGTCCACCGTGCCGCAGTTCTCCGTAGAGGTGTACCAGAACGAGTTCCTGCCCGAGGGCGGGCGCGAGGTCAACGCGATCGTCACGGTGGCCTCCACCGGGGGCGGCACCCTGGGGGGCGGTCCCCTCACGACGGCCACGGTCTCGCCCGTCCACGTGCCGGGGCAGGCGCCCGCCGCCGCCGTGGTGATCATGGTGGACTGTTCGGGCTCCATGGACCACCCGCCGACCAAGATGCGCAACGCCCGCGACGCGACGGCCGCCGCCATCGACACCCTGCGCGACGGGGTCGAGTTCGCGGTGGTCGCCGGCACCCACACCGCCCGCGAGGTCTACCCCGGCAACGGCCGCCTGGCCACCGCCGACAGCCGGACCCGGGCGCAGGCCAAGGACGCGCTGCGCAAGCTGAGCGCGGGCGGCGGCACCGCGATCGGCACCTGGCTGCGCCTGGCCGACCGGCTGCTCGGGACGGCGGACGTGCCGATCAGACACGGCATCCTGCTGACCGACGGGCGCAATGAGCACGAGTCGCCCGAGGACCTGCGCGCCGCGCTCCAGGCGTGCGCCGGGCGGTTCACCTGTGACGCCCGTGGCGTGGGGACCGACTGGGAGGTCAAGGAGGTGACCTCGATCGCCTCCGCGCTGCTCGGCACCGCCGACATCGTCGCCGACCCGGCCCAGCTGGCCGGCGACTTCACGCGGATGATGGAGAACGCGATGGGCAAGGAGGTCGCGGACGTGGCGCTGCGGCTGTGGACGCCGGTCGGCGTGGAGGTCATGTTCGTCAAGCAAGTGGCTCCCGCTGTCGAGGAGTTGACGCACCGTCGCACCGAGGCGGGTCCGCGCGCCGGGGACTATCCGACCGGCTCGTGGGGCGACGAGTCGCGCGACTACCACATCTGCGTGCGGGTGCCCCAGGCCAACATCGGCCAGGAAATGCTGGCGGCCCGTGTCTCCCTGATCGTGCCGGACCGCGAGGGCGGTACGCCCCAGGTGCTCTCGCAGGGTCTGGTGCGGGCGGTGTGGACCGACGACATGGTGGCGTCCACCTCCATCAACCCCCAGGTCGCCCACTACACAGGTCAGGCCGAACTGGCCCAAGTCATCCAACAGGGCCTGGATGCGCGCAAGTCGGGCGATGTGGACGGGGCCACGGCGAAGCTCGGCCGGGCGGTCCAGCTGGCCGCCGCCTCCGGGAACGCGGATACTGCGAGACTGCTCGCGAAGGTGGTGGACGTGGTCGACGAGGTGACAGGTACTGTGCGACTGAAGGCGAAGGTTGCGGAAGCGGACGAGATGACCCTCGAAACGCGCTCGACCAAAACCGTTCGCGTCAAGAAGTAG
- a CDS encoding methyltransferase domain-containing protein: MRTDLELRRALVRELVAGGALGDPALRAAFEDVPRHLFVPYFYESGPRGYSRLWGEDPDPGRRERWLTGAYADAPLATRLRDGDLVSSSSQPSLMAGMLAALDLADGDRVLEIGAGTGYNAALLCHRLGEANVATVDLDPEITDSARAHLAAAGYRPAVITGDGARGAPARAPFDKVVATCAVASVPHEWVAQCRPGALILAPLATGLIRLRVTGPGRAEGRFLGTPAYFVPLRGAGPDAGPTSGAAGSARAIVADELFRFLVELTAGSLDPYEAYELWRREARPRRERFGLTVDGGAQWAWLDDPQGPHTWPLRRAPFSPGAP, encoded by the coding sequence ATGAGGACGGACCTGGAGCTGCGGCGGGCCCTGGTGCGGGAGCTCGTGGCGGGCGGCGCGCTCGGCGACCCGGCGCTGCGGGCCGCCTTCGAGGACGTGCCGCGCCATCTCTTCGTGCCGTACTTCTACGAGAGCGGACCTCGTGGCTACAGCCGGCTGTGGGGCGAGGACCCCGACCCCGGGCGGCGCGAACGCTGGCTGACCGGCGCATACGCGGACGCCCCGCTGGCCACCCGGCTGCGCGACGGCGACCTCGTCTCCTCCAGCAGCCAGCCTTCCTTGATGGCCGGCATGCTGGCGGCCCTCGACCTCGCGGACGGCGACCGGGTCCTGGAGATCGGCGCGGGCACCGGATACAACGCGGCGCTGCTGTGCCACCGGCTCGGCGAGGCGAACGTGGCCACCGTTGACCTGGACCCCGAGATCACCGATTCCGCGCGGGCGCATCTGGCCGCCGCCGGGTACCGGCCCGCCGTGATCACTGGGGACGGGGCGCGCGGCGCTCCCGCGCGGGCCCCCTTCGACAAGGTCGTGGCGACGTGCGCGGTCGCCTCGGTGCCGCACGAGTGGGTCGCCCAGTGCCGGCCGGGCGCGCTGATCCTGGCCCCGCTCGCCACCGGTCTGATCCGGCTGCGGGTGACGGGTCCGGGCCGCGCCGAGGGCCGCTTCCTTGGCACCCCGGCCTACTTCGTGCCGTTGCGCGGCGCGGGTCCGGACGCGGGGCCCACGTCCGGCGCCGCCGGATCGGCCCGCGCGATCGTGGCCGACGAACTGTTCCGCTTCCTCGTCGAGCTGACAGCGGGCAGCCTCGACCCGTACGAGGCGTACGAGCTGTGGCGGCGCGAGGCGCGGCCCCGGCGCGAGCGGTTCGGGCTGACGGTGGACGGCGGCGCCCAGTGGGCGTGGCTGGACGATCCGCAAGGGCCCCACACGTGGCCCTTGCGGCGCGCGCCGTTCAGCCCCGGCGCACCGTGA